Proteins encoded together in one Bacteroides ovatus window:
- a CDS encoding iron-sulfur cluster assembly protein — translation MEKIEIEEKIVAMLKTVYDPEIPVNVYDLGLIYKIDVSDSGEAALDMTLTAPNCPAADFIMEDIRQKVESVEGVNSATINLVFEPEWDKDMMSEEAKLELGFL, via the coding sequence ATGGAAAAAATTGAAATAGAAGAGAAGATTGTAGCTATGCTAAAGACAGTGTACGATCCGGAGATTCCGGTCAATGTATACGATCTTGGACTGATTTATAAGATTGACGTCTCCGATAGTGGAGAAGCGGCACTCGATATGACGCTGACAGCTCCCAATTGTCCGGCTGCTGATTTTATTATGGAGGATATTCGCCAAAAAGTGGAGTCAGTAGAAGGAGTGAATTCCGCCACCATCAATCTGGTCTTCGAACCTGAATGGGATAAAGACATGATGAGTGAAGAAGCCAAATTGGAATTAGGTTTTCTTTAA
- a CDS encoding UDP-2,3-diacylglucosamine diphosphatase, giving the protein MKNIYFLSDAHLGSRAIEHGRTQERRLVNFLDSIKHKASAIYLLGDMFDFWYEFRLVVPKGYTRFLGKLSELTDMGVEVHFFIGNHDIWCGDYLTKECGVIMHREPLTTEIYGKEFYLAHGDGLGDPDKKFKLLRSMFHSKTLQTMFSAIHPRWSVELGLTWAKHSRQKRADGKEPDYMGENKEHLVLYTKDYLKSHPNINFFIYGHRHIELDLMLSATSRVLILGDWINFFSYAVFDGENLFLEEYIEGETQV; this is encoded by the coding sequence ATGAAGAACATTTATTTTCTTTCCGATGCACATCTTGGTTCTCGTGCTATTGAGCACGGGCGTACTCAAGAACGGCGTTTGGTGAACTTCCTCGATAGTATAAAGCATAAGGCTTCCGCCATTTATCTACTGGGAGATATGTTCGACTTCTGGTATGAATTCCGGCTGGTAGTTCCTAAGGGGTACACCCGTTTCTTGGGGAAGCTCTCCGAACTAACAGATATGGGTGTAGAGGTGCATTTTTTTATAGGTAATCATGACATCTGGTGTGGAGACTATCTCACCAAAGAGTGTGGTGTCATCATGCATCGCGAACCATTGACTACTGAAATCTACGGAAAGGAGTTTTATCTTGCTCATGGTGACGGCTTGGGTGATCCGGATAAGAAGTTCAAGCTACTTCGTTCGATGTTCCACAGCAAAACTTTGCAAACGATGTTTTCTGCTATTCATCCCCGCTGGAGTGTTGAATTGGGTTTAACATGGGCTAAGCACAGCCGACAAAAACGGGCGGACGGAAAGGAACCGGATTATATGGGAGAAAACAAGGAACACTTGGTACTATATACCAAAGACTACTTGAAAAGCCATCCCAATATCAACTTCTTTATTTACGGACATCGTCACATTGAACTGGATTTGATGTTGAGCGCCACCTCCCGTGTGTTGATTTTGGGAGACTGGATTAACTTCTTCTCTTATGCCGTGTTTGACGGAGAGAATCTCTTTTTGGAAGAGTATATCGAGGGAGAGACACAGGTCTAA
- a CDS encoding alpha-amylase family glycosyl hydrolase has translation MKDFKYIWLLLLLILNSFGACSDDDPLMPGERPSSGTDPAPEEQVLHDGFNFDPAIPKADEPLTITFKAPEGSNFYGYADDLYLHSGTGANWTGAPTWGDNQNKYRLKKTKDNVWSITLSSSIRHFYSVAPSTPLQTINLIVRDAEGSQQTYDYATLVEDSQNGFIWEEPQKAPLPISGEEKEGIHIHSATSIMLVLYDKDSQGGHKDCVFVTGNFNNWKLDSRYMMKYDETNHCWWITLEELTAGETQFQYFVYSASDGGTYLCDPYCEQALEKGVDTNFPTGAQAPYVSVVSTNPQPYQWSAGEFEMKNKENPVIYELLLRDFTSSGNLAGAMEKLPYLKELGIDAIELMPVQEFAGNDSWGYNTGLYFALDASYGTQNEYKAFIDACHQNGIAVIFDVVYNHTNNDNPFARMYWDTFNNRPSTKNPWLNAVTPHQKYVFSPDDFNHTSEQTKAFVKRNLKYLLDTYHIDGFRFDFTKGFTQKQTTGDDDLAATDPARVSVLKEYYEAVKAVKEDAMVTMEHFCANEETTLATEGIHFWRNMNHSYCQSAMGWKDNSDFSGLYDTTRPNQFVGYMESHDEERCAYKQIEYGNGALKTNLSERLKQLSSNAAFFFTVPGPKMLWQFGEMGYDISIDENGRTGKKPVLWEYQTERKSLVDIYTKLITLRTTHSDLFNASSQFTWKVSYNDWDNGRTLTLKAVNGKQLHVYANFTNASIDYTIPEGTWYLYLENGNPVEGEKKISVPAHEFRLYTNFAE, from the coding sequence ATGAAAGACTTTAAATATATTTGGCTCCTTTTATTGCTGATACTCAACAGCTTTGGAGCTTGTTCAGATGATGATCCGTTGATGCCGGGCGAGCGTCCTTCGTCCGGAACTGATCCTGCCCCGGAAGAACAAGTTCTCCACGACGGATTTAATTTTGATCCGGCTATTCCTAAAGCGGATGAACCACTGACTATCACCTTCAAAGCACCCGAAGGAAGTAACTTCTATGGTTACGCTGACGACTTGTACTTACACTCCGGAACAGGAGCAAACTGGACAGGTGCACCTACATGGGGAGATAATCAGAATAAATACAGACTGAAAAAGACAAAGGACAATGTGTGGAGTATCACCCTTTCCTCATCTATCCGCCATTTCTATTCTGTTGCTCCATCTACTCCCTTACAGACCATTAACCTGATTGTACGTGATGCGGAAGGTAGCCAACAAACCTACGATTACGCAACTTTAGTAGAAGATAGTCAAAACGGATTTATCTGGGAAGAACCGCAAAAAGCCCCTCTCCCCATATCCGGAGAAGAAAAAGAGGGTATTCATATCCATTCGGCCACTTCGATAATGCTTGTATTATATGATAAGGACAGTCAGGGCGGTCATAAAGATTGTGTATTTGTAACAGGTAATTTCAACAACTGGAAACTGGATAGTCGCTACATGATGAAATATGACGAAACAAACCATTGCTGGTGGATCACTCTGGAGGAATTGACTGCCGGTGAAACACAGTTCCAGTACTTTGTGTACAGTGCTTCGGATGGCGGTACTTACTTGTGCGATCCTTATTGTGAGCAAGCATTGGAAAAGGGAGTGGATACCAACTTTCCCACTGGCGCACAAGCACCTTACGTATCAGTCGTAAGCACAAACCCACAACCCTATCAATGGAGTGCCGGAGAATTTGAGATGAAGAATAAAGAAAATCCGGTTATCTATGAGCTCTTGTTGCGGGATTTTACTTCCAGTGGAAATCTGGCAGGAGCAATGGAAAAGCTGCCTTACTTAAAAGAACTGGGAATAGATGCTATCGAACTGATGCCTGTACAAGAATTTGCAGGTAATGACAGTTGGGGATACAACACCGGACTATACTTTGCACTGGATGCCTCGTATGGAACTCAAAATGAATATAAAGCTTTTATTGACGCCTGCCATCAGAATGGAATCGCCGTTATTTTCGATGTAGTCTACAACCATACGAACAATGATAATCCGTTTGCCCGTATGTACTGGGATACGTTTAATAACCGCCCTTCCACTAAGAATCCATGGCTGAACGCTGTAACACCGCATCAGAAGTATGTTTTTTCACCGGATGATTTCAATCACACTTCAGAACAAACAAAAGCTTTTGTCAAACGCAACCTGAAATATCTGTTAGATACTTACCACATCGACGGTTTCCGTTTCGATTTCACCAAAGGTTTCACACAGAAACAGACAACAGGTGATGATGATTTGGCGGCAACCGACCCTGCTCGTGTATCAGTACTGAAAGAATACTACGAAGCCGTAAAAGCTGTCAAAGAAGATGCAATGGTTACCATGGAACATTTCTGTGCAAATGAAGAAACAACTTTAGCCACAGAAGGAATTCATTTTTGGAGGAATATGAACCATTCTTATTGTCAGTCGGCTATGGGCTGGAAAGATAATAGTGATTTCTCCGGATTATATGACACCACCCGTCCGAATCAATTTGTGGGCTATATGGAAAGTCATGACGAAGAGCGGTGTGCCTATAAACAGATTGAATACGGAAATGGAGCCTTAAAAACCAACCTGTCCGAACGGCTCAAACAGTTATCATCCAACGCCGCATTCTTCTTTACGGTTCCAGGTCCGAAAATGCTTTGGCAATTCGGCGAAATGGGGTATGATATTTCAATAGACGAAAATGGACGTACCGGAAAGAAACCAGTCCTTTGGGAATATCAGACAGAGCGTAAAAGCTTGGTAGATATTTATACAAAACTAATCACTCTACGGACAACACACTCCGATTTATTCAACGCTTCTTCTCAATTTACCTGGAAAGTCAGTTATAATGATTGGGATAATGGACGTACACTGACATTGAAAGCTGTGAATGGGAAACAACTTCATGTGTATGCGAATTTCACCAATGCATCTATCGATTATACTATTCCTGAAGGTACATGGTATCTATATCTGGAAAATGGGAATCCCGTGGAGGGAGAAAAAAAGATCAGTGTTCCTGCACACGAGTTCCGCTTATACACCAACTTTGCCGAATAA
- a CDS encoding DUF5115 domain-containing protein has translation MKRLSYMACLLLASAAFTACDEDFKDWADPQSNPQEEAITAMVDITPVASMKLEEQPGDSVVIASVSSIAENFSLTACNIELVAEGQILNLPSKVKDGNIKVRLTELDQKVASLYKSQKSLEREVTLKLTPVVMTTNGEATSLTEYPEMQSAITPVATPAVDTEYYIVGDLNSWQMDKSTATKLEVDKDNQYLFSVVVESEEKFDFKIVPGSAIEAPDAWQRALGASKVIEDPDPGLLAFRDKEGADPDNLTCAGGKKMKITINVEDYTYTIKEDLPEHMYINGSPYSLGWDWAVAPEMVPVTQTPGMFWSIQYYTAGDQIKFAPVRKWEGDFGYDEEILSPEAIDFAELTSSGGNIGIGKSGWYLVIVAVTTEGKTISFRLPEVYLLGGVINNSWNCDETTLFRIPTDKTSDFISPAATVTGMARISTTAVDAGGWWKSEFTLDLANEGDGTIVYRENKNVSDNLSELGYECNVKAGQKVHINFTTGKGKVE, from the coding sequence ATGAAAAGATTATCATATATGGCGTGTCTGTTGCTTGCTTCGGCAGCTTTCACCGCTTGCGATGAAGATTTTAAGGACTGGGCTGATCCCCAGTCCAATCCCCAGGAAGAAGCTATAACTGCAATGGTAGATATAACTCCGGTTGCCAGTATGAAACTTGAAGAACAGCCGGGCGATTCTGTGGTAATCGCCTCTGTTTCTTCGATTGCAGAAAACTTCTCACTCACAGCTTGTAATATAGAATTAGTTGCCGAAGGGCAGATATTAAATCTACCGTCAAAAGTAAAAGATGGGAATATAAAAGTCAGGTTGACAGAACTTGACCAAAAAGTGGCAAGTTTGTATAAGTCACAAAAATCTTTAGAGCGCGAAGTCACTTTAAAGCTGACACCGGTAGTCATGACAACCAACGGTGAAGCAACTTCACTGACTGAATACCCGGAAATGCAATCTGCCATCACTCCGGTCGCAACTCCGGCTGTGGATACGGAATACTATATAGTAGGTGATCTAAACAGCTGGCAGATGGACAAATCGACAGCCACAAAGCTCGAAGTAGACAAAGACAATCAGTATCTCTTTTCAGTAGTCGTCGAGTCGGAAGAGAAGTTTGATTTCAAGATTGTCCCGGGAAGTGCGATAGAAGCTCCGGATGCCTGGCAAAGAGCCTTGGGTGCTTCCAAAGTAATAGAAGATCCGGATCCGGGATTATTGGCTTTCAGGGATAAAGAAGGAGCCGACCCGGATAATCTCACCTGCGCCGGCGGAAAGAAAATGAAAATTACGATTAATGTAGAAGATTATACATACACAATCAAGGAGGATCTACCCGAGCACATGTACATCAATGGATCTCCGTACAGTCTTGGGTGGGATTGGGCAGTAGCTCCTGAAATGGTTCCTGTCACACAGACTCCCGGAATGTTCTGGAGTATACAATATTATACGGCGGGAGACCAAATCAAGTTTGCTCCGGTTAGAAAATGGGAAGGAGACTTTGGTTATGACGAAGAAATCTTATCTCCGGAAGCAATTGATTTCGCCGAATTAACATCCTCAGGAGGCAATATTGGCATTGGTAAATCCGGATGGTATCTGGTAATTGTCGCAGTGACTACAGAAGGAAAAACAATTTCATTCCGTTTGCCGGAAGTTTACCTGTTGGGAGGTGTGATTAACAATTCGTGGAATTGCGATGAAACGACCTTGTTCAGGATTCCGACCGATAAAACAAGCGACTTCATATCACCGGCAGCAACCGTTACAGGCATGGCACGTATTTCTACTACGGCTGTAGATGCCGGAGGCTGGTGGAAGAGCGAATTTACACTTGATCTGGCTAATGAAGGCGATGGTACTATCGTTTACCGTGAGAATAAGAACGTATCGGATAATCTAAGCGAACTTGGCTACGAATGTAATGTAAAAGCCGGTCAGAAAGTCCATATTAACTTTACGACAGGCAAAGGTAAAGTCGAATAA
- a CDS encoding SusF/SusE family outer membrane protein, whose amino-acid sequence MKNLYKLFTLTMGLLALSACEADRDSNPVLNEPDTFVLNVPAFASNNVYDLKNSESLELTCTQPDYGIPMATTYSVQISLEEIFVDAHAETNTEANYTTLGTTHSSAKMEVKALEFALALGDLWSASSDEEFPTTPIPVYVRLKAELTNSGRGIAFSNVIELPKVLGYKAVPPLELPSSIFINGSMAGSNWSNWVPLAAVNGMSKFFGLFYFGGTDMFKFGTKEGEYIGFNDPRLTIASDAFTGSDDGFGGQNISVNVTGWYTVIMSVSIKGTDYAFTLDIAPGEVCLIGNAIGDWTFGDKGKFQAPTTADADFVSPVCTGGGELRMSVKVPGEDWWRTEFAIPNGKIVFRENKSVIDSWSEIGPEYAINVKAGQKINLNFVQKTGSVTQ is encoded by the coding sequence ATGAAAAACCTATATAAACTATTTACATTGACAATGGGGCTACTAGCTCTGTCCGCCTGTGAAGCAGACCGTGACAGCAACCCTGTGTTGAACGAACCGGATACGTTCGTACTGAATGTGCCAGCTTTTGCTTCCAACAACGTGTACGACCTTAAAAACTCCGAATCATTGGAATTAACCTGTACACAACCGGATTACGGGATTCCGATGGCAACCACTTATTCAGTACAAATTTCACTGGAAGAAATTTTCGTTGACGCTCATGCAGAGACAAATACGGAAGCTAATTATACAACTTTGGGTACTACCCATTCTTCTGCCAAAATGGAAGTGAAAGCTTTAGAATTTGCATTGGCACTGGGAGACTTGTGGAGTGCATCCTCCGATGAAGAATTTCCGACCACTCCCATACCCGTTTATGTACGCCTGAAAGCGGAACTGACCAATAGTGGTCGTGGCATCGCTTTTTCGAATGTAATTGAACTTCCCAAAGTATTGGGATATAAAGCTGTACCGCCTCTCGAATTACCTTCCAGTATATTTATCAATGGCTCGATGGCAGGTAGTAATTGGAGCAACTGGGTGCCTTTGGCAGCAGTAAACGGAATGTCCAAGTTCTTCGGTTTATTCTATTTCGGAGGCACTGATATGTTCAAGTTCGGTACTAAAGAAGGAGAATACATCGGATTCAACGATCCACGTCTGACAATAGCCTCGGATGCATTCACCGGATCGGATGATGGATTTGGCGGACAAAATATCAGCGTTAATGTCACAGGCTGGTATACAGTGATCATGTCTGTAAGCATCAAAGGGACTGATTATGCCTTTACGCTGGATATTGCTCCGGGCGAAGTTTGTCTGATAGGCAATGCTATAGGAGATTGGACATTCGGCGATAAAGGCAAATTCCAAGCACCAACAACGGCAGATGCAGACTTTGTTTCACCGGTATGCACCGGAGGCGGAGAATTGCGTATGTCCGTCAAAGTTCCGGGAGAAGACTGGTGGCGTACGGAGTTCGCTATACCTAATGGAAAAATCGTGTTCCGTGAAAACAAAAGTGTGATTGACAGTTGGTCGGAAATAGGTCCTGAATATGCGATAAACGTTAAGGCAGGGCAGAAAATAAATCTGAACTTTGTTCAGAAAACAGGTTCCGTTACTCAATAA
- the susD gene encoding starch-binding outer membrane lipoprotein SusD has translation MKFKYIKSIVSAALFLSLTTGITSCINDLDISPIDPQMTATFDQDMYFTKLYASLGLTGQKLSEDPDIAVKDEGQSCFYRALFTNNEYGTDEMIWTWQENAGIPELTYMRWNSSHQQTEILYNRLAYNITLCNFFLDQIAGKEDATSVQQRAEARFLRSLFYYYLMDTFGKAPFTEHFSKENPPQKTASELFAYIESELESIENDMSEPRQAPFGRADKAACWLLRARLYLNAEVYTGQPRWNDAITYAGKVLDPSNGYGLCGNYEQLFMADNDENPDAKKEIILSIRQDGVQAKSYGGSYFLIAATQKSDMPNRGTNDPWECIRTRKALVDKFFANSEDIPFTEYTDNKWQNVRDVQAAAKDERALFYTTGRKAELESVGKFTDGLSFMKWSNLRSDGQPAHDAKIPDTDIPFFRLAEAYLIRAEAYLRAGGANAQQNAWLDIKALRDRAKATEIPSANNLTLDYILDERARELYLEGFRRTDLIRYGYFTSSTYLWDWKGGSFEGNGVSSIYNLYPIPKTETLTNTNMTQNPGY, from the coding sequence ATGAAGTTCAAATATATAAAATCAATAGTTTCAGCAGCGTTGTTCCTTAGCCTGACCACCGGAATTACCTCCTGTATCAATGACCTGGATATATCTCCAATCGATCCTCAGATGACTGCCACCTTCGACCAAGATATGTACTTTACCAAACTATACGCTTCACTGGGACTTACCGGACAAAAATTGAGCGAAGATCCGGATATCGCAGTAAAGGACGAAGGTCAATCCTGTTTCTATCGCGCTCTTTTCACTAACAATGAATATGGCACTGATGAGATGATATGGACCTGGCAAGAAAATGCCGGTATCCCCGAACTAACTTATATGCGTTGGAACTCCTCTCATCAGCAGACAGAAATATTATATAATCGTTTAGCATATAATATCACACTCTGCAATTTCTTCCTGGATCAGATCGCCGGAAAAGAGGATGCTACCTCCGTTCAGCAACGTGCCGAAGCCCGTTTTCTCCGTTCCTTATTTTACTATTATCTGATGGACACCTTCGGAAAAGCTCCTTTCACCGAACACTTCTCCAAAGAGAATCCTCCTCAAAAGACGGCCTCCGAACTGTTCGCTTATATTGAAAGCGAACTGGAAAGCATCGAAAATGATATGAGCGAACCGCGTCAAGCTCCTTTCGGACGTGCCGACAAAGCTGCTTGCTGGTTGCTGCGTGCCCGTTTGTATCTCAATGCCGAAGTATACACCGGACAACCGCGTTGGAATGATGCTATCACCTATGCCGGCAAAGTGCTCGATCCCTCCAATGGATACGGATTGTGTGGAAATTACGAACAACTTTTTATGGCAGACAATGATGAAAATCCCGATGCTAAAAAAGAAATCATCCTTTCTATCCGTCAGGATGGTGTACAAGCAAAGAGTTACGGAGGAAGTTACTTCCTGATTGCTGCAACGCAAAAGAGCGACATGCCGAATCGCGGAACAAATGACCCTTGGGAATGTATCCGTACACGCAAAGCACTGGTTGACAAGTTCTTCGCAAACAGTGAGGATATTCCTTTCACCGAATATACCGATAATAAATGGCAGAATGTGAGAGATGTGCAGGCTGCTGCAAAAGATGAACGCGCCTTGTTCTATACAACCGGTCGCAAAGCCGAACTGGAAAGTGTAGGTAAATTCACCGACGGACTTTCATTTATGAAATGGAGTAATCTGCGCTCGGACGGACAACCCGCTCACGATGCTAAAATTCCTGATACGGACATTCCGTTCTTCCGTTTGGCGGAAGCTTATCTGATTCGCGCGGAAGCCTATTTGAGAGCAGGCGGCGCAAATGCACAACAAAATGCCTGGTTGGATATCAAAGCCCTCAGAGACCGTGCCAAAGCAACAGAAATACCCTCTGCCAATAACCTGACATTAGATTATATTCTGGATGAACGTGCCCGCGAATTGTATCTGGAAGGATTCAGACGCACAGATTTGATCCGTTATGGCTATTTCACCTCAAGCACCTACCTCTGGGATTGGAAAGGCGGTTCCTTTGAAGGAAACGGTGTGAGTTCGATCTATAATCTCTATCCGATACCGAAAACAGAAACGCTGACGAATACAAATATGACTCAGAATCCGGGATATTGA